A genomic window from Verrucomicrobiia bacterium includes:
- a CDS encoding CotH kinase family protein has protein sequence MASEPGIPVARPAATLAALGLAMGSIAWSAGSLREWWQERQEAFAVEDAGFRPRRGAEPPEGPTPNPTNAWAAFAARRPVDGLTPAVLYGTTNIWTVHLRFDPEQWAAIEPRSIEPMERGRDFGGRFELRNPAARRSGLSGVRGIEFDWVHGVVEFEDRLFADAAVRYKGNGTYLRSQSSAKRPFKVDLNKFVKGESLASRTTLNFGNLVTDDSCLHDALGYEVYRAAGVPAPRTAFARLFLSPGTVSPGYLGLYVLVENLDAKFAEERFGTRAGAIFKPVTTELFSDLGDDWAAYQPIYDPKTRVTPDQTSRVIGLSRLLTHADDATFAGQVGDFLDLEAFARFLAVTVLLSSYDGFLTNGQNFYVWLDPDSGRFHFMPWDLDNAWGRFGMAGSAMDRAHASIDRPWVGRHRLLERVMGVPEFQMRYRAVLAELLDTVYVPEVLHRRVEALAAPLRPIVSEESHRRGARFERAVTSTALEEPDGEAGWGRDRAAHPLKWFIAERAASVRAQLAGTEPGVILGRWR, from the coding sequence ATGGCATCGGAACCCGGCATCCCCGTGGCACGGCCGGCGGCAACGCTGGCGGCACTGGGCCTGGCGATGGGAAGCATCGCGTGGTCGGCAGGATCCCTCCGCGAATGGTGGCAGGAGCGGCAGGAGGCTTTTGCCGTGGAGGACGCCGGATTTCGCCCGCGTCGCGGCGCGGAGCCTCCGGAGGGGCCGACACCGAATCCGACCAACGCCTGGGCTGCATTCGCCGCGCGCCGTCCTGTGGACGGGCTGACCCCTGCCGTCCTGTATGGGACCACCAATATCTGGACGGTTCACCTGCGGTTCGATCCGGAACAATGGGCGGCCATTGAACCCCGGTCCATCGAGCCGATGGAGCGGGGACGCGACTTCGGCGGCCGCTTTGAACTGCGGAATCCTGCGGCGCGGCGGAGCGGGCTGTCGGGCGTCCGTGGTATCGAATTTGACTGGGTTCACGGGGTCGTGGAGTTCGAGGATCGCCTGTTTGCCGACGCGGCCGTCCGGTACAAGGGCAACGGGACCTACCTGCGTTCCCAGTCCTCCGCAAAGCGCCCGTTCAAGGTGGATCTCAACAAGTTTGTGAAGGGCGAATCCCTCGCGAGCCGCACGACGCTGAACTTCGGGAACCTGGTCACGGACGACTCCTGCCTGCACGACGCGCTCGGCTACGAGGTGTACCGTGCTGCGGGCGTACCGGCGCCCCGAACCGCCTTTGCGCGGCTGTTCCTGTCCCCGGGAACCGTCTCCCCCGGGTATCTCGGCCTGTACGTGCTGGTGGAGAATCTCGATGCGAAATTCGCCGAGGAACGGTTTGGAACGCGCGCCGGGGCGATTTTCAAGCCGGTGACGACCGAGTTGTTCAGCGACCTCGGCGACGACTGGGCGGCCTATCAGCCGATCTACGACCCGAAGACGCGCGTCACGCCCGACCAGACCTCGCGGGTGATCGGGTTGTCCAGACTGCTCACCCACGCGGATGACGCCACCTTTGCCGGGCAGGTCGGTGACTTCCTCGATCTGGAGGCGTTTGCACGGTTTCTTGCGGTCACCGTGCTCCTTTCGAGCTACGACGGTTTCCTGACCAACGGGCAGAACTTTTACGTCTGGCTGGACCCGGATTCCGGGAGATTTCATTTCATGCCCTGGGACCTCGACAACGCGTGGGGACGCTTCGGGATGGCGGGGTCGGCGATGGACCGCGCGCATGCCAGCATTGACAGGCCCTGGGTGGGCCGGCACCGGCTGCTGGAGCGGGTCATGGGCGTGCCGGAGTTTCAGATGCGCTACCGGGCGGTGCTCGCGGAGTTGTTGGACACCGTGTACGTCCCCGAGGTGCTGCATCGCCGGGTGGAGGCCCTCGCCGCGCCGCTGCGCCCGATCGTCTCCGAGGAATCCCATCGTCGAGGTGCACGGTTCGAGCGGGCGGTGACGTCCACGGCGCTGGAGGAACCGGACGGCGAGGCGGGCTGGGGACGCGACCGGGCCGCACACCCGTTGAAGTGGTTCATCGCGGAGCGTGCCGCATCCGTCCGCGCTCAGCTTGCCGGCACGGAACCGGGGGTGATCCTTGGGCGGTGGCGTTGA
- a CDS encoding ecotin family protein: MKVLLALALLAVALPAAATDEAVRNLKAFPSAEPGMRRFVILVPARKAEEDFRVQLLVGKTVLTDPVNRHFFGGSLETETIQGWGFDRHILRQLGPMAGTLMAPPPDAKPVERFVTLGGEPQLLRYNSRLPLVVYVPEGVEVRYRVWRADSRTTVAKEG; this comes from the coding sequence ATGAAAGTCCTGCTCGCCCTTGCCCTGCTCGCCGTCGCCCTGCCCGCTGCCGCCACCGACGAAGCCGTCCGCAACCTGAAAGCATTTCCGTCGGCGGAGCCGGGAATGCGACGCTTTGTCATCCTGGTGCCCGCAAGGAAGGCGGAGGAGGATTTCCGCGTGCAGCTCCTGGTCGGCAAAACCGTCCTGACCGACCCGGTGAACCGTCATTTCTTCGGGGGCTCGCTCGAGACGGAGACCATCCAGGGCTGGGGCTTCGACCGGCACATCCTGCGTCAACTCGGCCCGATGGCCGGCACGCTCATGGCCCCGCCGCCCGACGCGAAGCCGGTCGAACGTTTTGTGACGCTCGGCGGCGAACCGCAATTGCTGCGCTACAACAGCCGCCTGCCGCTCGTGGTGTACGTTCCCGAGGGCGTTGAGGTTCGCTACCGCGTCTGGCGCGCCGACTCCAGGACCACTGTGGCGAAGGAAGGCTGA
- a CDS encoding transposase has translation MARALRVVVAGGWYLVTARGNREEALFLSGEDRHRFLGLVSELPERFALEVHAFVLMDNHYHLLVRTPLGNLSAAIRWLNVTYSIRFNWAHRQTGHVFQGRFKAILLEDEKGVIEVARYVHLNPVRIKGLGLGKADQRRAAVAGAPDPGRELVRRRLEALGEYPWSSWRVYSGKDPAPRWLEVRTLRGGRGRRSMAKPRRALRASVETPVRQGALEGSWERRQGC, from the coding sequence ATGGCCAGGGCGTTGCGGGTTGTTGTGGCGGGCGGGTGGTATCTTGTGACGGCGCGCGGGAACCGGGAGGAGGCGCTGTTTCTGAGCGGGGAGGATCGGCATCGGTTCCTTGGGCTCGTGTCGGAGCTTCCGGAACGGTTCGCACTGGAGGTGCATGCGTTCGTCCTCATGGACAATCACTACCACCTGCTGGTGCGGACACCCCTGGGGAACCTGAGCGCGGCCATCCGATGGCTGAATGTCACCTACAGCATCCGATTCAATTGGGCGCACCGGCAGACCGGGCACGTGTTCCAGGGACGCTTCAAAGCCATTTTGTTGGAGGATGAAAAGGGGGTGATCGAGGTCGCCCGGTATGTTCATTTGAATCCGGTCCGGATCAAGGGGTTGGGGCTGGGGAAGGCGGACCAACGGCGCGCAGCGGTGGCCGGCGCTCCGGATCCGGGGCGCGAGCTGGTTCGACGACGGTTGGAGGCGCTGGGCGAGTATCCGTGGAGCTCCTGGCGGGTGTATTCGGGGAAGGATCCGGCACCGCGCTGGCTGGAAGTCCGGACGCTCCGGGGTGGCCGCGGAAGGCGATCCATGGCGAAGCCGCGCCGGGCGCTGCGCGCGTCCGTCGAAACGCCGGTGCGACAGGGGGCGTTGGAAGGCTCTTGGGAACGCCGGCAGGGGTGCTGA
- a CDS encoding sugar kinase: protein MSVLVVGTTALDSINTPKARNPRLLGGSASHAAVAASFFAPVRLVGVVGDDFPARYMKLFASRGIDLTGLERVKGGQTFHWHGEYEVNMNQRRTINTVLGVIEHWSPKLPGVYETAPYVLLANIAPAIQHTVLDQMTRPRFVIADTMDLWLNVALKDLLRLLKRVDCLVLNDGEARQLTEEDNVVTALARIHRLGPKYVIIKKGEHGALLSGPDGLFVAPAYPLKRVVDPTGAGDSFVGGLLGYLASQKSGTPARHLRRAMIHGAVVASFCCEGFGLSRTIRAKRPDVVRRVRELEKLARF from the coding sequence ATGAGCGTCCTCGTTGTCGGCACCACCGCCCTTGATTCCATCAACACCCCGAAGGCCCGCAATCCGAGGCTCCTCGGGGGCTCGGCAAGCCATGCGGCGGTCGCGGCCAGCTTCTTTGCCCCGGTCCGGCTCGTGGGGGTGGTCGGTGACGATTTCCCGGCGCGCTACATGAAGCTGTTCGCCTCCCGTGGAATTGATCTGACCGGTCTTGAGCGGGTGAAGGGCGGGCAGACCTTCCACTGGCACGGCGAGTACGAGGTCAACATGAACCAGCGGCGCACGATCAACACCGTGCTCGGCGTCATCGAGCACTGGTCCCCAAAACTCCCCGGGGTCTATGAGACCGCCCCCTACGTGCTCCTGGCCAATATCGCCCCGGCCATCCAGCACACGGTGCTCGACCAGATGACGCGGCCCCGATTCGTCATCGCCGACACCATGGACCTGTGGCTGAACGTGGCCCTCAAGGATCTTCTCCGCCTGCTGAAGCGCGTGGACTGCCTTGTCCTGAATGATGGGGAGGCCCGTCAGTTGACCGAGGAGGACAACGTGGTGACGGCGCTCGCCCGCATCCATCGGCTTGGACCGAAATACGTCATCATCAAAAAGGGGGAGCACGGGGCGCTGCTGTCCGGTCCCGACGGCCTCTTTGTGGCGCCGGCCTACCCCCTGAAGCGCGTGGTGGACCCCACCGGCGCCGGCGACTCCTTCGTCGGCGGTCTGCTCGGGTACCTCGCCTCGCAGAAGTCCGGCACCCCGGCGCGCCATTTGCGCCGCGCAATGATCCACGGAGCGGTGGTGGCGTCGTTTTGTTGCGAGGGTTTCGGACTCAGCCGCACGATCCGGGCAAAGCGGCCCGACGTGGTGCGCCGGGTCCGGGAGCTGGAAAAGCTTGCGCGGTTCTGA
- a CDS encoding TIGR04283 family arsenosugar biosynthesis glycosyltransferase, with protein MTLSIVIPTLNEAEELPATLRHVAAVPEVTEVLVCDGGSRDATRERARSAGVRVLEGPPGRGTQLRRGACLAVGDVVVLLHADTWLPPDAGTAIGAVLARPEVVGGAFEMEFRDPPLFVRGTRFRCRLRMRWFQFAYGDQALFVRRDELARAGGVPEVPLMEEFLLCAALRRLGRLALAPATVSTSSRRFRQHGTLRTYLRMGMVTLAWWFGASPAFLQRRYAQGPDPSSRS; from the coding sequence ATGACGCTCTCCATCGTCATCCCGACGCTCAACGAGGCGGAGGAACTGCCGGCGACCCTGCGGCATGTCGCCGCCGTTCCCGAGGTGACCGAAGTGCTCGTTTGTGATGGTGGCAGCCGTGACGCAACCCGGGAACGCGCCCGTTCTGCCGGGGTACGGGTGTTGGAAGGACCGCCAGGCAGGGGCACGCAATTGCGCCGGGGTGCCTGCCTGGCAGTGGGGGACGTGGTGGTGCTGCTCCACGCCGATACCTGGCTCCCCCCGGACGCCGGTACGGCAATCGGAGCCGTGCTGGCACGGCCCGAAGTGGTCGGCGGCGCATTCGAGATGGAGTTTCGGGATCCGCCGTTGTTCGTACGAGGCACCCGGTTTCGGTGCCGGCTACGGATGCGGTGGTTTCAGTTTGCCTATGGCGACCAGGCGCTGTTTGTGCGGCGGGACGAGCTCGCCCGCGCGGGAGGGGTGCCCGAGGTCCCGCTCATGGAGGAGTTCCTCCTCTGCGCGGCGTTGCGACGTCTCGGACGCCTCGCCCTGGCACCCGCCACGGTTTCCACGTCCTCCCGGCGATTCCGGCAGCATGGGACGCTTCGCACTTATCTGCGCATGGGAATGGTCACACTGGCCTGGTGGTTTGGCGCGAGCCCCGCGTTCCTTCAACGGCGCTACGCTCAAGGCCCGGATCCCTCCTCGCGAAGTTGA
- a CDS encoding alpha/beta hydrolase, translating to MPRRPFSLPWMLALALAGALPACTPSGFVARQLARAPNTFPQAVAPEPRVYYAFPGEFTERVPLQWATVGEPPVTLAYRVVPPADYGLQVVVTNHASPSGPRPFYRFLATVPGDPLPSSSRPRGTVVLLHGYGLSQDSMIPWALRLGSAGWRCVLVDLRGHGESNGRRISFGIREAADLRELLDELKRRDQVSAPIAVLGVSYGAAVAIRWTLVDGRVAITIAMTPYGRLGDAVEALREDYASWLPRGIIRRATARLPALAEAGPDGLDPADWLFGSGLTPLFIAADGDVVAPTAVVQGLRELSAPGSAMVELSGASHEEAPFRLDALSGPVVQWLESAPRRVGIPHDQLREEGSGP from the coding sequence GTGCCGCGCCGCCCATTTTCCCTGCCATGGATGTTGGCTCTGGCGCTGGCGGGGGCGCTTCCGGCCTGCACGCCCTCAGGGTTTGTGGCCCGCCAGTTGGCGCGCGCCCCCAACACTTTTCCCCAGGCCGTCGCCCCCGAGCCCCGGGTGTACTACGCATTTCCCGGCGAATTCACGGAGCGGGTGCCGCTCCAGTGGGCGACCGTTGGGGAGCCACCGGTGACTCTCGCCTACCGGGTCGTGCCTCCTGCGGACTACGGGCTCCAAGTGGTGGTGACCAATCACGCCAGTCCCTCAGGGCCTCGCCCATTCTACCGGTTTCTTGCCACGGTTCCCGGCGACCCGTTGCCGTCGTCTAGCCGTCCCCGCGGCACCGTGGTGCTGCTGCATGGATATGGGCTGAGCCAGGATTCGATGATTCCCTGGGCGCTGCGGCTGGGTTCGGCAGGGTGGCGGTGTGTCCTGGTGGATCTGCGCGGGCACGGGGAATCCAACGGGCGGCGCATCTCCTTTGGCATCCGGGAGGCCGCCGACCTTCGGGAGTTGCTCGACGAACTGAAGCGCCGCGACCAGGTGTCCGCGCCGATCGCCGTGTTGGGAGTGTCCTACGGGGCGGCCGTGGCCATTCGCTGGACCCTGGTGGATGGCCGGGTTGCCATCACCATCGCCATGACTCCCTACGGGCGCCTTGGCGATGCCGTCGAGGCGCTGCGGGAAGACTACGCCTCCTGGCTTCCCAGGGGAATCATCCGGCGCGCGACCGCACGGCTCCCGGCCCTCGCGGAGGCCGGACCCGACGGCCTCGATCCGGCCGACTGGCTGTTTGGATCCGGATTGACGCCGCTGTTCATCGCGGCCGATGGGGACGTGGTGGCGCCCACTGCAGTGGTTCAGGGCCTTCGTGAGCTTTCCGCTCCCGGCTCGGCGATGGTTGAACTGAGTGGTGCCAGCCACGAGGAGGCTCCTTTCCGGCTCGACGCATTGTCCGGGCCCGTCGTGCAGTGGTTGGAGTCGGCTCCTCGCCGAGTGGGAATTCCGCACGATCAACTTCGCGAGGAGGGATCCGGGCCTTGA
- a CDS encoding sugar phosphate isomerase/epimerase: MKLGFVSAILPELTLEQVLTFAAAEGFECVEAMCWPSGRAERRFAGVTHVVVDGLTAAGADAIHALCNRHQVSLSALGYYPNPLDPDPSVSRAAVAHLRRVILAAERLGLETVNTFVGRDWTRSEDANWPRFLKIWRPLVAFAEDHGVRIGIENCPMRFTGDEWPGGKNLMTTPILWRRAFADIPSKHFGLNYDPSHFVLQHMDPVSPLQEFQDRIFHLHAKDVKIRRDRMDDVGVFAHPLEWHQPRIPGYGEMDWGRFLGAVMETRYRGPVCIEVEDDTFGRTLEGRQNALRVAGNVLRPFCPGAGRPR, translated from the coding sequence ATGAAACTCGGTTTCGTCTCCGCAATCCTCCCCGAGCTCACCCTCGAACAGGTACTCACGTTCGCCGCGGCCGAGGGATTCGAGTGCGTCGAGGCCATGTGCTGGCCCAGTGGCCGCGCGGAACGCCGGTTTGCCGGGGTCACCCATGTGGTTGTGGACGGCCTCACTGCGGCCGGGGCGGACGCGATCCACGCCCTCTGCAACCGGCATCAAGTGTCGCTGTCGGCCCTGGGTTATTATCCGAACCCGCTCGACCCGGATCCCTCGGTGTCCCGCGCAGCGGTGGCCCACCTGCGCCGGGTGATCCTGGCGGCGGAGCGGCTCGGGTTGGAGACGGTGAACACCTTTGTGGGTCGCGACTGGACGCGCTCCGAGGACGCCAACTGGCCGCGGTTCCTTAAAATCTGGCGGCCGCTGGTCGCCTTCGCCGAAGACCATGGGGTTCGGATCGGCATCGAGAACTGCCCGATGCGTTTCACGGGCGACGAATGGCCGGGCGGTAAAAACCTGATGACCACGCCGATCCTATGGCGCCGGGCGTTTGCCGACATTCCTTCGAAGCACTTCGGGCTGAACTACGACCCGTCGCATTTTGTCCTGCAGCACATGGATCCGGTCTCCCCGCTCCAGGAGTTTCAGGACCGGATCTTCCACCTGCACGCCAAGGACGTGAAGATCCGGCGTGACCGGATGGACGACGTCGGCGTCTTTGCGCATCCGCTGGAGTGGCATCAACCGCGGATCCCGGGATATGGCGAGATGGACTGGGGCCGTTTCCTCGGCGCCGTGATGGAGACCCGCTATCGCGGCCCGGTGTGCATCGAGGTTGAGGACGACACTTTTGGCAGGACGCTGGAAGGCCGTCAGAACGCCCTGCGGGTTGCCGGCAACGTGCTGCGACCCTTCTGCCCCGGGGCCGGGCGCCCTCGCTGA
- the ilvN gene encoding acetolactate synthase small subunit, whose amino-acid sequence MRHTISVLVENKFGVLTRVAGLFSGRGYNIDSLNVAPTHDPSLSRMSIVTRGDDATVEQIVKQLDKLIDVVRVIDYRQGDFIDRELVLLKVATGRDNRAEVAQMAELFRAKVVDVQPESLTIEITGGEGKIEKFIELMKSFGILDLTRTGQVALPRS is encoded by the coding sequence ATGCGCCATACCATCTCGGTCCTCGTGGAGAACAAATTTGGCGTGCTCACGCGCGTCGCCGGGCTGTTCTCCGGCCGCGGCTACAACATTGACTCCCTGAACGTCGCTCCCACCCACGACCCGTCGCTCTCCCGGATGTCCATCGTCACCCGGGGCGACGACGCCACCGTCGAACAGATCGTCAAGCAGCTCGACAAGCTGATTGATGTGGTCCGGGTCATTGACTACCGGCAGGGCGACTTCATTGACCGCGAGCTGGTGCTGTTGAAGGTCGCCACCGGCCGCGACAACCGGGCCGAGGTGGCCCAGATGGCCGAGCTGTTCCGCGCCAAGGTCGTGGACGTCCAGCCCGAGAGCCTCACCATCGAGATCACCGGCGGCGAGGGGAAGATCGAGAAGTTCATCGAACTGATGAAGAGCTTCGGCATCCTGGACCTCACCCGGACCGGTCAGGTGGCCCTGCCCCGGTCGTGA
- the ilvC gene encoding ketol-acid reductoisomerase, which produces MAKVYTDKDADLGVFKGRTLAVLGFGSQGHAHALNLKESGANVIIGLYEGSKSIAVAREKGFEVVPTAEAVRRADVIFVALPDTKQAAAYAKDIGPNLSKGKTLLFSHGFSIHFKTVVPPKDVDVILVAPKGPGHIVRRQFVEGKGVPTLIAVYQNPSKKARKTALAWARGIGGTRAGVLETTFKEETETDLFGEQTVLCGGASALVQAGFEVLVEAGYSPEMAYFECLHELKLIVDLMNESGIAGMRFSISETAKWGDVTVGPRIIDASVKKRMKAALKDIQSGKFARDWVKEYEGGYRRYQALLKAGEKHPIEKTGAKLRALMPWMQRKNIRGAQAAY; this is translated from the coding sequence ATGGCAAAAGTCTATACTGACAAGGACGCCGACCTCGGCGTGTTCAAAGGCCGGACCCTCGCAGTGCTCGGCTTCGGCTCCCAGGGCCACGCCCACGCGCTGAACCTCAAGGAAAGCGGTGCGAACGTCATCATCGGCCTTTATGAAGGGTCGAAATCCATCGCCGTCGCCCGCGAAAAGGGCTTCGAGGTGGTGCCGACCGCGGAAGCGGTCCGGCGCGCTGATGTGATCTTCGTGGCGCTTCCCGACACCAAGCAGGCTGCGGCCTACGCGAAGGACATCGGCCCCAACCTGTCCAAGGGCAAGACGCTGCTGTTCAGCCACGGCTTCTCGATCCACTTCAAGACCGTGGTGCCGCCAAAGGATGTGGACGTGATCCTGGTCGCCCCCAAGGGACCCGGCCACATCGTCCGCCGCCAGTTTGTCGAAGGAAAAGGCGTGCCCACCCTGATCGCGGTCTATCAGAATCCGTCCAAGAAGGCGCGGAAGACCGCTCTGGCCTGGGCGCGGGGCATCGGCGGCACACGAGCGGGGGTCCTCGAGACCACCTTCAAGGAGGAGACCGAGACCGATCTGTTTGGCGAGCAAACCGTCCTGTGCGGCGGCGCCTCGGCGCTGGTGCAGGCCGGCTTCGAAGTGCTGGTGGAAGCCGGGTACTCCCCGGAAATGGCCTACTTCGAGTGCCTCCACGAACTGAAGCTGATCGTGGACCTGATGAACGAGTCCGGCATCGCCGGCATGCGCTTCTCCATTTCCGAGACGGCGAAGTGGGGCGATGTCACGGTCGGCCCCAGGATCATTGACGCGTCCGTGAAGAAGCGGATGAAGGCGGCGTTGAAGGACATCCAAAGCGGCAAGTTTGCGCGGGACTGGGTGAAGGAATACGAGGGCGGCTACCGACGGTATCAGGCGCTGCTCAAGGCGGGCGAGAAGCACCCCATCGAGAAGACCGGCGCCAAATTGCGGGCCCTCATGCCGTGGATGCAGCGGAAGAACATTCGCGGCGCCCAGGCGGCCTACTGA
- a CDS encoding polymer-forming cytoskeletal protein — protein MNEPGTAAKNVLRSDVEIQGTLKFAGEMTFEGKLEGEIRGEGVLHLGDSATVKGDIHADSVVVRGKINGNISAKDRIEIKAKTELFGDIKAAKLVVEEGVTFVGKSEVNPNKAVPTPPPVPRGVEKAPEAPRPPDAGKLLGR, from the coding sequence ATGAACGAACCGGGAACTGCGGCGAAAAACGTGTTGCGCTCCGATGTGGAGATCCAGGGCACCCTCAAGTTTGCGGGTGAGATGACGTTTGAAGGAAAACTCGAAGGCGAGATTCGTGGCGAGGGCGTGCTCCATCTGGGAGACAGCGCCACGGTGAAGGGAGACATCCATGCCGACTCGGTCGTCGTGCGCGGCAAGATCAACGGCAACATCTCGGCGAAGGACCGGATCGAGATCAAGGCGAAGACCGAACTCTTCGGCGACATCAAGGCGGCGAAACTGGTGGTCGAGGAAGGGGTCACCTTCGTCGGCAAATCCGAGGTGAATCCGAACAAGGCGGTGCCCACCCCGCCGCCCGTTCCTCGCGGCGTGGAGAAGGCCCCGGAAGCCCCGCGCCCGCCGGACGCCGGCAAGCTGCTCGGGCGCTAA
- a CDS encoding polymer-forming cytoskeletal protein, which translates to MPVQPKDQIQVVCPNCGNGQLEPRRAISTTCRKCRQHLLVQELLNPRLAPAPAPALLHAHRRVTCFDCGTEMDVPVAARSSMCKRCSSYLDFQDYSIASTISKSFKTKGRFVVEKNGYVFNTEVLAGEIVIRGRILGKLTAERTLTVHSNAEIQGTFKAPLLVIPADNCFHTRETLRVTSVEIFGELVGSIRAERTVFLRATGSVFGNLHAHSLVVEEGAVLVGQISTAPG; encoded by the coding sequence ATGCCAGTTCAGCCAAAGGATCAGATCCAGGTCGTTTGTCCGAATTGCGGAAACGGGCAACTCGAGCCCCGCAGGGCGATCTCCACGACCTGTCGGAAATGCCGGCAGCACCTGTTGGTTCAGGAACTGCTGAACCCCAGGCTCGCGCCCGCCCCCGCGCCCGCCCTGCTGCACGCGCACCGACGCGTCACCTGCTTCGACTGTGGCACCGAGATGGACGTGCCGGTCGCCGCACGGTCTTCGATGTGCAAACGGTGCAGCAGTTATCTCGACTTCCAGGACTACTCCATCGCCAGCACGATCTCGAAGAGCTTCAAGACCAAGGGCCGGTTTGTGGTGGAGAAGAACGGCTACGTCTTCAATACCGAGGTGCTGGCCGGGGAGATCGTCATTCGCGGCCGCATTCTCGGCAAGTTGACCGCCGAACGGACCCTCACCGTCCATTCAAACGCCGAAATCCAGGGCACGTTCAAGGCCCCGCTTCTGGTGATTCCGGCGGACAATTGTTTCCACACGCGGGAAACCCTCCGGGTGACCTCTGTGGAAATCTTCGGGGAACTGGTCGGCAGCATCCGGGCCGAGCGGACGGTCTTCCTGCGCGCAACCGGTTCGGTGTTTGGAAACCTTCATGCCCACTCCCTGGTCGTGGAGGAGGGGGCCGTGCTGGTCGGACAGATCTCCACCGCGCCGGGTTGA
- a CDS encoding glycosyltransferase has product MNLLIVHNHYRPGGVRRVIELAFPALLEAWETPVTRIVLVGGEPPDGAWLREFKARAGPARVVCATEPAAGYVSEQRLAPATIARRLRRHLEAVLNSLAPGPCVIWAHNQCLGRNLLLTQAVLTAGPARGFPVVMHHHDWWFDNRWARWPEMLRCGFRTLHDVARTLFPDVPGVRHAAINQADAAVLKRHLGADAAWIPNSVEPFPEVTPERRRRVRAWIRKNIAGGDPVWLVPCRLIRRKNLAEALLLTRWLRPEAWLVTTGGVSSPAEEDYARRLREAAQEEGWRLRLSVLTGPGTRPSVPELMASSEAVLLTSLQEGFGLPFIEASAAGRPLMARSLPNIAPDLKAFGFRLPQVYDEVWVDPQLLDWDAERRRQLRLFRHWLAAIPASCRSRVPCPAMLATAAPPSAVAFSRLTLTAQLEVLRQPRERSWTLCARWNPWLEVWRRRAGRGALQAARWPRGARHWLSESAYAGRLASLVATAATSPQHDRGPDCQQDLLNAKLSPENLYPLLWSSRS; this is encoded by the coding sequence TTGAATCTCCTCATCGTTCACAACCATTACCGGCCGGGAGGCGTCCGACGCGTCATCGAACTGGCGTTCCCCGCCCTCCTGGAGGCTTGGGAGACGCCGGTGACCCGGATTGTTCTCGTGGGCGGGGAGCCCCCCGACGGCGCGTGGCTTCGGGAGTTCAAGGCCCGCGCCGGTCCCGCCAGGGTCGTCTGCGCCACGGAACCGGCCGCCGGCTACGTCTCCGAGCAACGCCTGGCCCCCGCCACCATCGCCCGGAGGCTGCGGCGCCATCTGGAAGCCGTCCTCAACAGCCTCGCTCCCGGCCCCTGCGTGATCTGGGCGCACAATCAATGCCTCGGGCGAAACCTGCTGCTGACCCAGGCGGTCCTGACCGCAGGCCCGGCTCGTGGTTTCCCCGTCGTGATGCATCACCACGACTGGTGGTTCGACAACCGGTGGGCGCGTTGGCCGGAAATGCTGCGGTGCGGATTCCGAACCCTTCATGACGTCGCGCGGACGCTCTTTCCGGACGTTCCCGGGGTGCGGCATGCCGCCATCAACCAAGCGGATGCCGCCGTGCTGAAGCGCCACCTGGGAGCGGACGCCGCCTGGATCCCGAACAGCGTTGAACCATTTCCCGAGGTGACCCCCGAGCGACGGCGTCGGGTGCGGGCCTGGATTCGGAAAAACATCGCCGGCGGCGACCCGGTCTGGCTGGTGCCCTGCCGCCTGATCCGCCGGAAAAACCTGGCCGAGGCGCTGCTGCTGACCCGGTGGCTGCGTCCGGAGGCGTGGCTGGTGACGACTGGAGGGGTCAGCTCGCCCGCCGAGGAGGATTACGCGCGCCGACTCCGGGAGGCGGCGCAGGAGGAAGGGTGGCGGCTCCGCCTGTCCGTGCTCACCGGCCCGGGAACCCGTCCGTCCGTTCCCGAGCTCATGGCGTCCAGCGAGGCGGTGCTGCTGACCTCCCTGCAGGAGGGATTCGGACTGCCCTTTATTGAAGCCTCAGCGGCGGGACGGCCGCTGATGGCCCGTTCCCTGCCCAACATTGCGCCAGACTTGAAGGCCTTCGGCTTCCGGCTGCCGCAGGTTTACGACGAGGTGTGGGTGGACCCGCAGTTGCTCGACTGGGATGCGGAGCGCCGGCGGCAATTGCGGTTGTTCCGTCACTGGCTGGCGGCGATTCCGGCCTCCTGCCGGAGCCGCGTGCCGTGTCCGGCGATGCTGGCCACCGCTGCGCCACCGTCTGCCGTGGCCTTCAGCCGCCTGACACTGACGGCGCAACTGGAAGTGCTCCGCCAACCCCGGGAACGGTCTTGGACCCTGTGCGCCAGGTGGAATCCCTGGCTGGAGGTCTGGCGGCGTCGCGCAGGACGGGGCGCATTGCAGGCCGCGCGCTGGCCGCGGGGGGCGCGACACTGGCTTTCGGAGTCCGCTTACGCCGGACGCCTGGCCTCCCTGGTGGCGACAGCGGCGACCTCCCCGCAGCACGATCGCGGTCCCGATTGCCAACAGGACCTGCTCAACGCCAAGCTGAGTCCGGAGAATTTGTATCCGCTGCTATGGAGCTCCCGTTCCTAA